From a region of the Bacillota bacterium genome:
- the spoVT gene encoding stage V sporulation protein T produces the protein MKATGIVRRIDDLGRVVIPKEIRRTLRIREGDPLEIFVDREGEVILKKYSPIGELGDFAKEYADSLHEALGHIACIADRDAIIAISGAPKKEFLNKPISSAVEKVMEERKAVIINNPGEDAHCEECSIVEDSECKYSSEVIAPIIAEGDPIGAVILASKENDVKMAEMELKLAETAAGFLAKQMEQ, from the coding sequence ATGAAGGCCACGGGTATAGTACGTCGTATTGATGACTTGGGCAGAGTTGTTATACCCAAGGAAATAAGGAGAACGTTAAGAATCCGTGAAGGTGACCCCCTTGAAATTTTTGTTGATAGAGAAGGCGAAGTAATCCTGAAAAAATATTCTCCTATCGGGGAATTGGGGGATTTTGCCAAGGAATATGCCGATTCTTTGCACGAGGCACTTGGACATATCGCCTGCATTGCCGACAGGGACGCCATTATAGCCATTTCCGGGGCGCCTAAAAAGGAATTTTTAAACAAACCAATAAGTTCTGCAGTGGAAAAAGTTATGGAAGAGCGTAAGGCGGTTATCATAAATAATCCCGGTGAAGATGCTCATTGTGAGGAATGTTCAATTGTTGAGGATAGTGAATGTAAATATTCCTCCGAAGTGATTGCTCCCATCATTGCCGAAGGGGACCCTATAGGAGCAGTTATTCTTGCCTCTAAAGAAAATGATGTAAAGATGGCCGAGATGGAATTAAAATTAGCTGAAACGGCGGCAGGCTTTTTGGCCAAACAAATGGAACAATAA
- a CDS encoding RNA-binding S4 domain-containing protein produces the protein MRLDKFLKVARIIKRRTIAKEACDKKQVLINDRPAKAGAEVNTGDLISIHLGQRRLKIKVAAVKDTVPAKEAAMLYELIEDHKIKHEF, from the coding sequence TTGCGTCTGGATAAGTTTTTAAAAGTGGCTAGAATAATAAAACGAAGGACAATTGCTAAAGAGGCTTGTGACAAAAAACAGGTGTTGATCAATGACAGGCCGGCAAAAGCAGGAGCCGAAGTTAATACAGGCGATTTAATAAGTATTCACCTGGGGCAACGACGGCTTAAGATTAAAGTGGCGGCCGTTAAAGATACAGTCCCGGCAAAAGAAGCAGCTATGTTATACGAACTCATAGAAGATCATAAAATCAAGCACGAATTTTAA
- a CDS encoding Ppx/GppA family phosphatase → MRVAAIDIGSNSVRLLVADVDKQAVVPVHTALITTRLGKGIEGRYLLSGTVERTIKALDEFLLAVRSLKPDAIIAAATSAVRDAQNSYQFVDLAKKELELEVNILSGKEEAYLTYQGVLTGLRQESRHMLVVDLGGGSTEFIWPGKKEVDWESVNVGAVRATEGKYSREKIKTLLKPVLDQIAASRPSGLIGVGGTVTNLAAMALMLNVYDSSQVHSYRLTLDKVRELMSILQVTPVEERKNIPGLQPERVDIIEAGTNIIAAIMEYLQIDSLEVSEADILYGLALEAAQNVDRKAGNTYQK, encoded by the coding sequence ATGAGAGTTGCAGCTATTGATATAGGCAGTAATTCAGTACGGCTGTTGGTGGCCGACGTGGACAAACAGGCGGTGGTCCCTGTACATACAGCACTTATTACCACGCGCCTGGGTAAGGGCATAGAAGGGCGCTACTTGCTTTCCGGGACAGTGGAAAGAACCATAAAGGCATTGGATGAATTTTTGCTGGCAGTCCGGTCGTTGAAACCTGATGCCATTATTGCCGCCGCCACCAGTGCAGTCCGAGATGCACAGAATAGTTATCAATTTGTGGACTTGGCAAAAAAAGAACTGGAATTGGAAGTAAATATTCTGTCCGGAAAAGAAGAGGCTTATTTGACTTATCAAGGAGTGCTGACCGGGCTACGCCAAGAATCACGACATATGCTCGTTGTTGACTTGGGAGGTGGTAGCACAGAATTCATATGGCCGGGAAAGAAAGAAGTTGATTGGGAAAGTGTAAACGTAGGGGCGGTTCGTGCAACCGAGGGGAAGTATAGCCGGGAAAAAATAAAGACTCTTTTAAAGCCGGTACTGGATCAAATTGCCGCGTCAAGACCCAGTGGTCTAATCGGTGTGGGGGGTACGGTTACAAACCTTGCAGCCATGGCTTTAATGCTCAATGTCTATGATTCCTCCCAGGTTCATAGTTATAGACTTACACTGGATAAGGTCCGGGAATTGATGAGTATTCTGCAGGTAACTCCAGTGGAAGAACGAAAGAATATTCCCGGATTGCAGCCGGAGCGAGTTGACATTATAGAAGCAGGGACTAACATTATCGCCGCTATAATGGAGTATCTCCAAATTGATTCCCTTGAGGTTAGTGAGGCAGACATACTTTATGGACTGGCCCTGGAAGCGGCACAAAATGTCGATAGAAAAGCTGGAAATACATACCAAAAATGA
- a CDS encoding peptidylprolyl isomerase yields the protein MERGIRMKKWIILLIAATLTLLLLVAGCGGKVVATVNGENITQQELDKEVDMYKAGLENQGADFSGEEGKEIMDRLRQDVLKQLIDETLLLQQVEKRSLEPSSEEVQKEIKKIRDNFETEGEYKKFLAANGVNEPQLSDYVEKQLAVQKLVDEVTADVKVTDQEVKQYYQENEENFTQPEERKVRHILIGSEGSGMDTERSQVDAKIEAERLLQKIEQGTDFSQLAKEYSEDPGTKDNGGLLTITRGGGFVQEFEDAAFNLAEGEVSPSPVKTQYGYHIIKVEEIIPSEVQSLEAVKDQIKTSLEDTRRAGEFTDYVEDLRKEAKIDNKLSNKDEKSTQK from the coding sequence ATGGAGAGGGGAATAAGAATGAAAAAGTGGATAATTCTTTTAATAGCCGCTACTTTGACGCTGTTGTTACTGGTAGCCGGGTGTGGCGGTAAAGTTGTAGCTACCGTTAACGGAGAGAACATTACACAGCAGGAACTGGACAAAGAGGTTGATATGTATAAGGCGGGCCTGGAAAACCAGGGGGCCGATTTTTCCGGTGAGGAAGGAAAAGAAATTATGGACCGCCTGCGTCAGGATGTATTAAAGCAGCTTATAGATGAGACATTGCTGCTGCAGCAAGTGGAAAAACGTAGTTTAGAGCCCTCTTCTGAAGAAGTGCAGAAAGAAATAAAAAAGATAAGGGATAACTTTGAAACCGAAGGTGAATATAAGAAATTCCTAGCAGCAAATGGTGTTAATGAGCCCCAGCTTTCTGATTACGTAGAAAAACAACTGGCGGTACAAAAGCTGGTAGATGAGGTAACTGCCGATGTTAAAGTTACCGATCAGGAAGTTAAGCAGTATTACCAGGAAAATGAAGAGAACTTTACCCAACCGGAAGAGCGTAAAGTTCGGCATATATTGATTGGGTCTGAAGGTAGCGGTATGGATACTGAACGTTCGCAAGTGGATGCTAAAATTGAAGCGGAGCGCCTTTTGCAAAAAATTGAACAGGGGACTGATTTTTCCCAGCTAGCTAAGGAATATTCAGAGGATCCGGGCACTAAGGATAACGGAGGCCTTTTGACTATTACCCGCGGCGGTGGATTTGTGCAAGAGTTTGAAGATGCTGCGTTTAATCTTGCAGAAGGTGAAGTTTCTCCCAGTCCGGTAAAAACCCAGTATGGATATCATATAATAAAGGTGGAGGAAATTATTCCCTCCGAGGTGCAGTCTTTAGAGGCGGTAAAAGACCAGATAAAAACTAGCTTGGAAGATACTCGCCGGGCCGGTGAATTTACCGATTATGTGGAAGATCTAAGAAAAGAAGCTAAAATTGATAACAAATTATCGAATAAAGATGAGAAATCTACGCAAAAATAG
- a CDS encoding septum formation initiator family protein, whose amino-acid sequence MDRTLPDEGKVIGHPAANKISSRKKKFNPTKSKLPVIVLILLLVYVTFSFSTRFNTLYAMQQDVQEMQQQVEVLTQKNAQLYDQLERAQSDAYVEEVAREKLGLVKEGEKRIMPIRDPSIRD is encoded by the coding sequence ATGGACAGGACTCTGCCGGATGAGGGTAAAGTAATAGGACATCCCGCTGCAAATAAGATTTCGTCCCGAAAGAAAAAGTTTAATCCTACAAAGAGTAAATTACCTGTAATAGTTTTGATCCTCTTATTGGTCTATGTAACTTTTTCGTTCAGTACCCGGTTTAATACCTTGTATGCTATGCAGCAGGATGTGCAGGAAATGCAGCAGCAAGTGGAAGTTCTGACCCAAAAGAATGCCCAGCTTTATGATCAGCTGGAAAGAGCGCAAAGTGATGCTTATGTAGAAGAGGTGGCCAGGGAAAAATTAGGGCTGGTGAAAGAGGGCGAAAAGCGGATAATGCCTATTCGGGATCCAAGTATTCGTGACTAG
- a CDS encoding SpoIID/LytB domain-containing protein, translating to MVILFVTACAGEPQKKPEKAPKEEPTLKLYVAEQGEVEDVKMEEYLMGVVAGEMEPDWPVNALAAQAILARTFTMENMNAGRKFHGADASTNHEEFQAYDPSRINDKIKKAVEKTRGKVITYDGKYTRGWFSACCGGITAAASEGLTQKKGSTEYLKANAKDGCLEITTAENKHWKAEIPLDEVRTVLQEKTGKDPGRISQAKIAGKGPSGRAIKLGFGDATVDAMDLRLAVGADKMRSTLLSDFSVSGDKLVIEGKGFGHGVGLCQWGAKKMAQEDKSPEEIIEFYHKNIAVQKLWD from the coding sequence ATGGTTATCCTTTTTGTGACTGCCTGTGCCGGTGAGCCACAGAAGAAGCCGGAGAAGGCTCCGAAAGAAGAACCTACGCTTAAACTTTATGTGGCAGAGCAAGGTGAAGTTGAGGACGTCAAAATGGAAGAATATTTGATGGGGGTGGTAGCAGGAGAAATGGAACCGGATTGGCCGGTTAATGCGCTGGCCGCACAGGCTATTTTAGCCCGTACTTTTACCATGGAAAATATGAATGCCGGCAGGAAGTTTCACGGTGCAGATGCCAGTACTAATCATGAGGAATTTCAAGCTTATGATCCTTCAAGAATTAACGATAAAATAAAGAAGGCAGTTGAGAAGACGAGGGGAAAAGTAATAACCTATGATGGAAAATATACCAGGGGATGGTTTTCGGCCTGCTGTGGTGGTATTACTGCGGCAGCAAGTGAAGGCCTGACGCAAAAAAAAGGTTCTACCGAGTATCTCAAAGCTAATGCCAAAGATGGGTGTTTAGAAATAACCACAGCTGAAAATAAGCACTGGAAGGCTGAAATCCCATTAGATGAAGTGCGAACAGTACTGCAGGAGAAAACAGGTAAAGACCCGGGCCGCATATCGCAGGCTAAAATAGCCGGGAAAGGACCTTCCGGCCGGGCAATAAAGTTGGGTTTCGGTGATGCTACGGTTGATGCTATGGACTTGCGCCTTGCGGTTGGTGCTGATAAAATGCGATCCACCCTTCTATCTGATTTTTCGGTGAGCGGGGACAAATTGGTGATAGAAGGTAAAGGATTTGGACACGGGGTAGGGCTATGTCAATGGGGTGCTAAAAAGATGGCCCAGGAGGATAAGTCTCCGGAGGAGATTATTGAGTTTTATCATAAAAATATAGCTGTGCAAAAATTATGGGATTGA
- a CDS encoding sigma-70 family RNA polymerase sigma factor yields the protein MQIEIRGAEKLSYRERQVVTLKEMGYSSERIAKQLSLSPSTVSTLYNRARSKGYQVVIVIPGNSMGLFGPDQEEGD from the coding sequence GTGCAAATTGAAATCCGGGGTGCAGAGAAACTTAGTTATCGAGAGCGGCAAGTAGTTACCCTGAAAGAAATGGGTTATTCCTCGGAAAGGATAGCCAAGCAGTTAAGCCTGAGCCCAAGTACTGTATCAACTCTCTATAACAGGGCACGGAGTAAAGGATATCAAGTAGTTATTGTTATACCGGGAAACAGTATGGGATTGTTTGGCCCCGATCAAGAGGAGGGTGATTAA
- the spoIIE gene encoding stage II sporulation protein E → MEQSRADSVYAYRREQKYNTVTNHEERRGKASPQKKYLNNFFLRFIGHVRAANLLIAAAGFFLGRAVLLGELYPFGVAFVAVIFWHLRPQGVFAAVGVLGGILTIAGGEIPMGLMSCVLLVGLGANFIPSNTSRSWFILPGMVAAVIMAVRSSFLAFTNAIPYDYVSISFEAVFAAIFTLLAMKAIPSLLVIRSPEALKSEEIFCIMALAGGIVAGTGEIAWGLFSLRSTLSYFLILLAALAGGTGVGSATGAVVGIIPGLAYTEFPLVVGAYSFSGLLAGLFRSFGKPGVAVGFLLGNVILSMYTSGYNQLTAVVAQTALATLLILCIPKKWVHELTTSLVPAVDGHGDENGPEVRVKQFIAERMSSWSGVFQEIAKTFEQAAVTGYPAGDEKNLQDLFGEVGKKVCKGCSHYSTCWEREFYKTYQSLLGLFTIADNYGRVTVDDLDEETMSKCNRAKELAITITCLHEMNKMNRFWSKRLTKSNSLVSEQLQGIGEVIENLSGELESQEFCRQEAKAIKHKLKKMGFRVVSLEVYQAGEEKSEVHVVMPACGGRMLCRYEIGPFLSKEMGCSMSVATVSCPHKEDEEFCNFRVYPNPRYQISMGAAGIGKDGSIVSGDSFLSLPLVGGKFAVLLSDGMGSGQRASVESTTTLGLIAKLLDSGFGRDLTIKTVNSILLLRSSEESFATVDMAVIDIYTAEAEFSKIGACPGFVVRGQQVGTVRANSLPVGIVDEVEVFAVSKQLNHGDMVIMVTDGVLDSCEGTGDKEGWLIEVLREISGLKPQEVAELIINLAQTGSCRDDMTAVAVRVEKVKS, encoded by the coding sequence TTGGAACAAAGTAGGGCTGATTCCGTATACGCGTACCGCAGGGAACAAAAATATAATACCGTTACCAATCACGAGGAACGCAGGGGAAAGGCCTCCCCCCAAAAAAAATACCTAAACAATTTTTTTTTACGGTTTATTGGTCATGTGAGAGCAGCTAACCTCTTAATCGCTGCAGCTGGATTTTTTTTAGGGCGAGCAGTGCTGCTGGGTGAGCTTTATCCTTTCGGTGTGGCCTTTGTGGCTGTGATTTTCTGGCACCTTCGACCCCAGGGAGTTTTTGCAGCAGTGGGGGTGTTGGGCGGGATCTTGACTATTGCCGGCGGGGAAATACCGATGGGACTAATGAGTTGTGTTTTATTAGTTGGTTTGGGTGCTAATTTTATTCCTTCCAACACCAGTCGCTCGTGGTTTATTTTACCAGGTATGGTTGCGGCAGTCATAATGGCAGTGAGAAGTAGCTTTCTTGCTTTTACTAACGCAATTCCCTATGACTATGTGAGTATCTCCTTTGAAGCGGTATTTGCCGCCATATTTACCCTTTTAGCCATGAAAGCGATACCTTCCCTTTTGGTTATACGTTCGCCGGAAGCCCTCAAAAGTGAAGAAATTTTTTGTATTATGGCTTTGGCCGGTGGTATTGTGGCTGGAACGGGTGAAATTGCCTGGGGGTTGTTCTCCTTAAGAAGCACTCTAAGCTATTTCCTGATTTTATTGGCAGCCTTAGCGGGAGGAACCGGAGTCGGTTCGGCTACCGGTGCTGTAGTGGGCATTATTCCCGGTCTTGCTTATACAGAATTTCCTTTGGTTGTAGGAGCCTATTCATTCAGCGGACTTTTGGCAGGGCTTTTCCGTTCCTTCGGCAAGCCTGGTGTGGCAGTGGGCTTTTTGTTGGGCAATGTAATTCTTTCCATGTATACCTCTGGCTATAATCAATTGACAGCCGTTGTGGCCCAAACAGCCCTTGCAACTTTGCTAATCCTTTGCATTCCTAAAAAATGGGTGCATGAGCTAACGACTTCCTTGGTGCCGGCTGTTGATGGGCATGGCGATGAGAACGGGCCGGAGGTAAGGGTTAAGCAGTTTATTGCTGAAAGAATGAGTAGTTGGTCGGGTGTATTCCAAGAGATAGCAAAGACTTTTGAACAGGCAGCTGTTACAGGTTATCCCGCCGGGGATGAGAAAAATTTGCAGGACTTGTTCGGAGAGGTGGGTAAAAAGGTATGTAAGGGTTGTTCTCATTACTCAACATGCTGGGAAAGGGAGTTCTACAAAACTTATCAAAGTCTTTTAGGTCTTTTTACCATTGCCGATAATTATGGGCGGGTGACGGTGGACGACCTTGATGAAGAGACTATGTCTAAATGCAATAGAGCCAAGGAGTTAGCCATAACCATAACTTGTTTGCATGAAATGAATAAGATGAATCGCTTTTGGTCAAAACGGCTGACAAAAAGCAACAGTCTTGTTTCTGAGCAACTTCAGGGGATTGGGGAAGTTATAGAAAATCTATCCGGGGAATTGGAATCCCAGGAATTTTGCCGGCAGGAAGCAAAAGCTATAAAACATAAGTTAAAGAAAATGGGCTTTAGGGTGGTTTCACTTGAAGTATATCAGGCAGGGGAAGAAAAATCTGAAGTTCATGTGGTTATGCCGGCTTGTGGTGGGCGTATGCTCTGCCGGTATGAAATAGGACCTTTTTTGTCCAAGGAAATGGGATGTTCTATGTCCGTAGCCACCGTTTCTTGCCCTCATAAGGAAGATGAGGAATTCTGCAATTTTAGGGTTTATCCAAATCCAAGGTACCAAATTTCCATGGGCGCTGCCGGTATCGGTAAAGACGGCAGTATAGTCTCCGGAGACAGTTTTTTATCCTTACCACTTGTCGGAGGCAAGTTTGCAGTGCTTTTAAGTGACGGAATGGGCTCCGGCCAACGCGCATCCGTAGAAAGCACTACCACATTAGGGCTGATTGCAAAACTATTGGATTCAGGGTTTGGAAGAGATCTTACGATAAAAACTGTTAATTCTATCCTTTTACTACGTTCATCTGAAGAAAGCTTTGCTACGGTGGATATGGCGGTGATAGATATATACACTGCGGAGGCGGAGTTTTCTAAAATAGGGGCCTGTCCGGGATTTGTGGTGCGTGGGCAGCAAGTGGGAACGGTACGTGCAAATTCATTGCCTGTGGGTATAGTTGATGAAGTGGAGGTTTTTGCAGTATCAAAACAGCTAAACCATGGCGATATGGTAATCATGGTTACCGATGGAGTGTTAGATTCTTGTGAGGGGACGGGTGACAAAGAGGGGTGGTTGATTGAGGTTTTACGCGAAATTTCCGGGCTAAAACCCCAGGAAGTAGCGGAACTCATAATAAATTTGGCTCAAACCGGTTCCTGCAGGGATGATATGACGGCGGTGGCGGTTAGAGTTGAGAAGGTTAAAAGCTGA
- the yabP gene encoding sporulation protein YabP, translating to MEEKPKNRLELIDRRLLMLDGVEQVGTFDENEISLATNKGFLLLKGEGMHITELNLEQGKLAVQGHIISMHFIEGKSIKGARDRGKNIINRIFK from the coding sequence GTGGAAGAAAAGCCTAAGAACCGGTTGGAGTTAATCGACCGGCGCCTTTTAATGTTGGACGGGGTGGAGCAGGTCGGTACTTTCGATGAAAATGAGATTTCACTGGCCACCAATAAGGGATTCCTGCTGCTTAAGGGTGAAGGAATGCATATTACTGAACTAAACCTGGAACAAGGTAAATTAGCGGTACAGGGACATATTATATCCATGCATTTTATTGAGGGCAAGTCGATTAAAGGAGCGAGAGATCGGGGTAAAAACATAATTAATCGAATTTTTAAGTAA
- a CDS encoding HU family DNA-binding protein — protein MNKAELIASVAEKAALTKKDAEKAVTAILESIEDALTSGDKVQLVGFGTFEIRERAARKGRNPQTGEEIDIAAAKVPVFKAGKQLRESVSK, from the coding sequence ATGAACAAGGCAGAATTGATTGCCAGTGTAGCAGAGAAAGCAGCACTTACGAAAAAAGATGCCGAAAAGGCTGTTACGGCGATTTTAGAAAGTATTGAAGATGCGCTTACTTCTGGCGACAAAGTTCAGCTGGTTGGGTTTGGAACTTTTGAGATTCGTGAAAGGGCAGCGCGCAAGGGGCGCAACCCTCAAACCGGTGAAGAAATTGACATAGCGGCTGCCAAAGTACCGGTGTTTAAAGCCGGCAAACAATTACGTGAAAGTGTAAGCAAATAA
- the mazG gene encoding nucleoside triphosphate pyrophosphohydrolase, producing MVYSIKCVVHNWECMGGFGLQDNNGRTSFPLDPIVEVMAKLRAQDGCPWDREQDHQSLTPYLLEETYEVLDALEQGDMYKFCEELGDLLLQIVFHAQIASENGYFTINDVVTSITEKMIRRHPHVFGDVTVENSSQVLDNWEKIKQGEKDGGDRAKSVLDNIPRGLPALLRASKVQEKAARVGFDWPDYRGPWDKINEEQDELLAACRTGNRELIQHELGDLLFSVVNFSRFFQVNGEVALNGTVEKFVRRFQYIERAVREKGEKIEECSLEKLDSLWEKAKKAEN from the coding sequence ATGGTGTATAGTATTAAATGTGTTGTACATAACTGGGAATGCATGGGAGGTTTTGGTTTGCAGGACAACAATGGTAGGACAAGTTTTCCACTGGACCCAATTGTGGAAGTGATGGCTAAATTGCGTGCCCAGGATGGTTGTCCATGGGACAGGGAGCAGGACCACCAAAGTCTTACCCCGTACTTACTGGAAGAGACCTATGAAGTGCTGGATGCCCTGGAACAGGGGGATATGTATAAATTTTGTGAAGAGTTGGGAGACTTATTATTACAAATAGTATTCCACGCCCAGATAGCCAGTGAGAACGGCTATTTTACAATTAACGATGTAGTGACATCCATTACTGAAAAAATGATCCGCCGGCACCCGCATGTATTTGGTGATGTTACGGTGGAAAACAGTTCTCAGGTGCTTGATAACTGGGAAAAAATAAAGCAAGGTGAAAAGGATGGTGGTGACCGGGCAAAGTCCGTTTTGGATAACATTCCCCGGGGGCTGCCGGCTCTTTTGAGAGCCTCTAAAGTGCAAGAAAAAGCGGCTCGTGTGGGCTTTGATTGGCCGGACTACAGGGGGCCATGGGATAAAATAAATGAAGAACAGGATGAACTGCTCGCCGCTTGCCGGACAGGCAATAGAGAATTAATCCAGCACGAATTGGGGGACCTGCTTTTTTCTGTGGTAAATTTTTCTCGTTTCTTTCAAGTAAATGGAGAAGTGGCATTAAATGGTACGGTGGAAAAATTCGTTCGCCGTTTTCAATACATAGAGCGTGCAGTTCGAGAAAAAGGGGAAAAAATTGAAGAATGTAGCCTGGAAAAATTAGATTCACTTTGGGAGAAGGCTAAAAAAGCTGAAAATTAG